In Sphaeramia orbicularis chromosome 7, fSphaOr1.1, whole genome shotgun sequence, one genomic interval encodes:
- the slc2a5 gene encoding solute carrier family 2, facilitated glucose transporter member 5: MEENEKRGKPEERRGVFRSPWQRLTAVLALATLISAFGSSFQYGYNVAVINSPAPFMQQFYNETYLERYKRPMEDSVLTLLWSLSVSMYPLGGFFGSLMVAPLVNKLGRKGTLLFNNIFSIVPAVMMGVSEIAKSYEIIIVARFIVGICAGLSSNVVPMYLGELSPKNLRGAIGIVPQLFITIGILSAQVLGVRNILGNTTGWTLMLGLTGIPALIELLLLPFFPESPRYMLIQKGDEKRAREGLRRLRGWDDVDAELSEMHLENQSERAEGRLSVLSLLSQRSLRWQLVSIVVMNMGQQLSGVNAIYYYADSIYATAGVKPNDIQYVTVGTGAVNVFMTIAAVFIVEASGRRLLLLCGFGICCVACVVLTVALNFQESVTWMPYISIACVIIYVIGHAIGPSPIPYVVTTEMFRQSARPAAFMVAGSVHWLSNFTVGLVFPFLERGLGSFSFIIFSFICLATLVYIWLVVPETKNKTFLEICQMFAKRNKVEIKLGDGGLALKESKESLEDAVKVTAF; this comes from the exons ATGGAGGAGAATGAGAAAAGAGGGAAacctgaggagaggagaggg GTCTTCCGCTCTCCTTGGCAGAGATTAACTGCAGTGCTGGCATTGGCGACGCTCATATCTGCATTCGGTTCATCCTTTCAGTATGGATATAATGTGGCAGTCATCAACTCTCCCGCACcg TTCATGCAGCAGTTCTATAATGAAACCTACCTAGAGCGTTACAAACGGCCGATGGAGGACAGCGTCCTCACTCTGCTCTGGTCTCTCTCTGTGTCCATGTATCCTCTCGGAGGTTTCTTTGGCTCCTTAATGGTGGCCCCACTGGTCAACAAACTAGGGAG AAAGGGCACCCTCCTCTTCAACAACATTTTCTCCATCGTCCCTGCTGTGATGATGGGAGTCAGTGAGATTGCAAAGTCCTATGAGATCATTATTGTAGCGAGATTTATTGTGGGCATCTGTGCAG GTCTTTCATCCAACGTGGTGCCCATGTATCTGGGTGAACTGTCTCCTAAGAATCTGAGAGGTGCCATCGGTATCGTACCACAGCTCTTCATCACCATCGGCATCCTCAGTGCACAAGTTTTGGGTGTCAGAAACATCCTTGGAAACACCACAG GCTGGACCCTTATGCTGGGTTTAACTGGAATTCCGGCCCTGATCGAGCTCCTGCTGCTGCCTTTTTTCCCGGAGAGCCCCAGGTACATGCTGATCCAGAAGGGCGATGAGAAGAGAGCGAGGGAAG GGCTTCGGCGTTTGAGAGGCTGGGATGATGTGGACGCAGAGCTGTCAGAGATGCACCTGGAGAACCAGTCGGAGCGAGCCGAGGGCCGCCTGTCGGTGCTCAGCCTGCTCTCCCAGCGCTCCCTTCGATGGCAGCTGGTCTCCATCGTCGTCATGAACATGGGGCAGCAGCTGTCCGGGGTCAATGCG ATTTACTACTATGCAGACAGTATTTATGCCACTGCAGGAGTCAAACCCAATGACATCCAGTATGTAACCGTGGGAACAGGAGCAGTGAACGTCTTCATGACTATAGCAGCT GTCTTCATCGTGGAGGCCTCAGGACGCCGGCTGCTCCTCCTCTGTGGATTTGGGATCTGCTGTGTCGCTTGTGTGGTGTTGACTGTGGCTCTCAACTTCCAG GAAAGTGTGACGTGGATGCCCTACATCAGCATCGCCTGTGTCATCATCTACGTCATAGGACACGCCATAGGACCCA GTCCCATTCCTTATGTGGTGACCACGGAGATGTTCAGGCAGTCGGCCAGACCCGCTGCCTTCATGGTCGCAGGATCCGTCCACTGGCTCTCAAATTTCACCGTTGGCCTGGTCTTCCCTTTCCTAGAG AGAGGCCTGGGCTCCTTCAGCTtcatcattttttccttcatctgTCTGGCCACGCTGGTCTACATCTGGCTCGTGGTCCCAGAGACCAAGAACAAGACCTTCCTGGAGATCTGCCAGATGTTCGCCAAGAGGAACAAAGTGGAGATCAAACTGGGTGACGGGGGTTTAGCACTAAAAGAGAGCAAAGAGAGTCTGGAGGATGCAGTCAAGGTCACGGCCTTCTGA